The Amycolatopsis mongoliensis genome includes a window with the following:
- a CDS encoding AMP-binding protein: MRASQSRAGPSARDQHDLAVDARLLPLLRAAPAAASIGTVIVIGEPAADESVIGYEEFLSAHEPMELPDVSEESTELIMYTSGTTGRPKGVLLSHRNMQLQAIKCIRAMEMSDDSDVGFPTAPFFHIPGPGRPGAGVTPRRHLKP, translated from the coding sequence ATGCGTGCCAGTCAATCACGAGCCGGACCGAGCGCCCGGGATCAGCACGACCTGGCCGTCGACGCACGGCTGCTGCCGCTGCTGCGGGCCGCACCGGCCGCCGCGTCGATCGGCACGGTGATCGTCATCGGCGAGCCGGCCGCCGACGAGAGCGTGATCGGGTACGAGGAGTTCCTGTCCGCCCACGAGCCGATGGAGCTGCCCGACGTCAGCGAAGAGTCGACGGAGCTGATCATGTACACCTCGGGCACCACCGGCCGGCCGAAGGGAGTGCTGCTGTCCCACCGGAACATGCAGCTGCAGGCGATCAAGTGCATCCGCGCGATGGAGATGTCCGACGACTCCGACGTCGGCTTCCCGACCGCGCCCTTCTTCCACATCCCCGGGCCTGGGCGCCCCGGCGCCGGAGTCACGCCCCGCCGCCACCTAAAGCCGTGA
- a CDS encoding family 1 encapsulin nanocompartment shell protein: MNHLMRPLAPITDAGWKEIDAEARERLQTHLAARRVVDVAGPHGWRHSATDLGRTTTLASASLAEVDEGVVVRQRRVLPLAEVRVPFTVSRGELDDAERGADDLEFDDLDRAAKQIAMIENRAVFHGWAAAGITGIAEASPYPAASLGDDPEAYPGVVARAVDTLRQAGIKGPYGLAIAPAGYTRIVESTEHGGQLLFDHLRRVLGGGRVVRAPGLDSALVVSLDGGDFALELGQDLAVGYSHHDAETVTLYLEESFSFRVVEPDAAITLTT; this comes from the coding sequence ATGAACCACCTGATGCGCCCCCTGGCGCCGATCACCGACGCGGGCTGGAAGGAAATCGACGCCGAAGCGCGGGAGCGGCTGCAGACCCACCTCGCGGCCCGCCGCGTCGTCGACGTCGCCGGCCCGCACGGATGGCGCCACTCGGCCACCGACCTGGGCCGCACCACCACCCTCGCCTCCGCTTCGCTGGCCGAGGTGGACGAAGGCGTCGTGGTCCGGCAGCGCCGGGTCCTGCCGCTCGCCGAGGTGCGGGTGCCGTTCACGGTGTCGCGCGGCGAGCTGGACGACGCCGAGCGCGGCGCGGACGACCTCGAGTTCGACGACCTCGACCGGGCGGCGAAACAGATCGCGATGATCGAAAACCGCGCCGTGTTCCACGGCTGGGCCGCGGCCGGCATCACGGGCATCGCCGAGGCCAGCCCGTACCCCGCCGCGTCGCTCGGCGACGATCCCGAGGCCTACCCCGGCGTCGTCGCCCGGGCGGTGGACACACTCCGCCAGGCCGGCATCAAGGGCCCGTACGGGCTCGCCATCGCTCCGGCCGGGTACACGCGCATCGTGGAAAGCACCGAGCACGGCGGCCAGCTGCTGTTCGACCACCTGCGCCGGGTCCTGGGCGGCGGCCGGGTGGTGCGCGCGCCCGGGCTGGACAGCGCCCTCGTGGTCAGCCTCGACGGCGGGGACTTCGCGCTCGAGCTGGGCCAGGATCTCGCGGTCGGCTACAGCCACCACGACGCCGAGACCGTGACGCTCTACCTCGAAGAGAGCTTCAGCTTCCGGGTCGTCGAGCCCGACGCCGCCATCACGCTGACCACCTGA
- a CDS encoding oxygenase MpaB family protein, giving the protein MSNLSRRSVLSLGAALGLAGVASTAAPAWAWSSTGSVAGTGSGADPWQVWDDPVDGLVAGLLDNGQVPAVNAALAAWANNDDPVPGGLPAALATHLQQAATLPSWADRAKLRLAADFNRRKDTYLFMLYGLGSGIMSTVIPREAESVYWSAGGATMKDRAAKTFTFGYDLSELTAFEPTGQFVVTANKTRLVHAAVRHLLPQSTHWRAVTDTQIPISNGDILVTFHSLGTFVHRKLLEWKVPMTAAEEDAFLHMWQVAIHLLGVRDEFIPKTWADANAQSAYALTPILAPTTEGKELAQDLLGLSAQVDLGVTRGFLNEFVRYVLNDKIGDWLSLPRDYAAAALVRTGWPAYIAFREGLLPVIPVGFYMFDQFVRALAMLFLNNGTSPTSTTIVIPTANRPGA; this is encoded by the coding sequence ATGAGCAATCTCAGCAGGCGGAGCGTCTTGTCCCTCGGCGCGGCCCTGGGGCTGGCGGGTGTGGCGAGCACGGCCGCCCCCGCGTGGGCCTGGTCGTCGACGGGCTCGGTGGCCGGCACCGGCTCGGGAGCCGACCCGTGGCAGGTCTGGGACGACCCGGTCGACGGTCTGGTGGCGGGGCTCCTCGACAACGGCCAGGTGCCGGCGGTCAACGCCGCGCTGGCGGCGTGGGCGAACAACGACGACCCGGTGCCCGGCGGCCTGCCGGCCGCGCTCGCCACCCACCTCCAGCAGGCCGCCACCCTGCCCTCTTGGGCCGATCGCGCCAAGCTCCGCCTCGCCGCCGACTTCAACCGGCGCAAGGACACCTACCTGTTCATGCTGTACGGCCTCGGCAGCGGCATCATGAGCACGGTCATCCCGCGGGAGGCCGAGTCGGTCTACTGGTCGGCGGGCGGCGCCACCATGAAGGACCGCGCGGCCAAGACCTTCACCTTCGGCTACGACCTCAGCGAACTGACCGCCTTCGAACCCACCGGTCAGTTCGTGGTCACCGCCAACAAGACGCGCCTGGTGCACGCCGCGGTGCGGCACCTGCTGCCGCAGTCGACGCACTGGCGGGCGGTCACCGACACGCAGATCCCGATCAGCAACGGCGACATCCTGGTCACCTTCCACAGCCTGGGCACCTTCGTGCACCGGAAGCTGCTCGAGTGGAAGGTACCGATGACGGCCGCGGAAGAGGACGCCTTCCTGCACATGTGGCAGGTCGCCATCCACCTGCTCGGCGTGCGGGACGAGTTCATCCCGAAGACGTGGGCCGACGCGAACGCGCAGTCGGCGTACGCGCTCACGCCGATCCTCGCCCCGACGACCGAAGGCAAGGAACTGGCCCAGGACCTGCTCGGCCTGAGCGCACAGGTCGACCTGGGCGTCACTCGCGGGTTCCTCAACGAGTTCGTGCGCTACGTGCTGAACGACAAGATCGGCGACTGGCTCTCCCTGCCGCGTGACTACGCGGCGGCCGCCCTGGTCCGCACCGGGTGGCCGGCCTACATCGCGTTCCGCGAGGGGCTGCTGCCCGTCATACCCGTGGGCTTCTACATGTTCGACCAGTTCGTGCGCGCGCTGGCGATGCTGTTCCTCAACAACGGGACCTCACCGACCAGCACCACCATCGTGATCCCCACCGCGAACCGGCCCGGCGCCTGA
- a CDS encoding YVTN family beta-propeller repeat protein, whose amino-acid sequence MTRLRLTSVALAAVLAAGCSSGGSPNPGDTMPGMTGPGTPMTGLPHLPTPPPPALDPLPGMPAVTDPHDVDAAAGAGMLLPAVAADKPLVYVPHSGSGDVWVIDPATYQVIAKYPAGKELQHVVPSWDLRTLYATDDRGDHVLPFDPRTGQPGKAVPVVDPYNMYFTPDGKYAISVAERLRKLVWYDPHTWQVHDETAAPDCGGIDHADFSPDGRTAVFTCEFAGRVAVVDVVSHRLLRMIDMPHRNTRMGPQDIKLAPDGSVFYIADSDANGLWVLDGAATHVLRFIPTGRGAHGLYLSRDAKRLYVTNRHEGSVSVLDAYTGAPVTVWHLPGGGSPDMGNVTADGAQLWLSGRYDKAVYVLSTKDGSLIRKIPVGNEPHGLCVWPQPGRYSLGHTGITR is encoded by the coding sequence ATGACGCGACTCCGGCTCACCAGTGTGGCGCTCGCTGCCGTCCTCGCCGCCGGCTGCTCGTCGGGGGGCTCGCCGAATCCCGGTGACACGATGCCGGGCATGACCGGGCCGGGCACTCCGATGACCGGACTGCCGCACTTGCCCACCCCGCCACCGCCGGCGCTCGACCCGCTGCCCGGCATGCCCGCCGTCACCGACCCGCACGACGTGGACGCCGCAGCCGGGGCCGGCATGCTCTTGCCCGCGGTTGCCGCGGACAAGCCACTGGTCTACGTGCCGCACAGCGGATCCGGTGACGTGTGGGTGATCGACCCCGCCACCTACCAGGTGATCGCCAAGTACCCGGCGGGCAAGGAACTGCAGCACGTCGTGCCGTCGTGGGACCTGCGCACGCTGTACGCCACCGACGACCGCGGGGACCACGTGCTGCCGTTCGACCCGCGCACCGGGCAGCCGGGCAAGGCGGTCCCGGTCGTGGATCCGTACAACATGTACTTCACCCCGGACGGCAAGTACGCGATCTCGGTGGCGGAGCGGCTGCGCAAGCTGGTCTGGTACGACCCGCACACGTGGCAGGTCCACGACGAGACCGCCGCCCCCGACTGCGGGGGCATCGACCACGCGGACTTCTCCCCCGACGGCCGCACCGCGGTCTTCACCTGCGAGTTCGCCGGCCGGGTCGCCGTCGTCGACGTGGTCTCGCACCGGCTGCTGCGGATGATCGACATGCCGCACCGCAACACCCGCATGGGCCCGCAGGACATCAAGCTCGCACCGGACGGTTCGGTCTTCTACATCGCCGATTCCGACGCGAACGGCCTCTGGGTGCTCGACGGCGCCGCGACGCACGTACTCCGCTTCATCCCGACCGGCCGCGGGGCCCACGGCCTGTACCTGTCCCGGGACGCGAAACGGCTCTACGTCACCAACAGGCACGAGGGCAGCGTCAGCGTCCTGGACGCCTACACCGGCGCGCCGGTCACGGTGTGGCACCTGCCGGGCGGCGGCAGCCCGGACATGGGCAACGTCACCGCGGACGGCGCCCAGCTGTGGCTGTCCGGACGCTACGACAAAGCGGTCTACGTGCTATCCACAAAGGACGGCTCACTGATCCGGAAGATCCCGGTCGGCAACGAACCCCACGGGCTGTGCGTCTGGCCGCAGCCCGGCCGATACTCCCTGGGACACACCGGCATCACCCGTTGA
- a CDS encoding polysaccharide deacetylase family protein produces the protein MNDPLTRRRLLGMTLGAAALTACSAPGQNPAPAAGSAPATTSSGTTPSPSASPSSPRPLGPATELSRSTAGRPQVALTFHGAGDLQVTRQVLDLVHQHGARITVLAVGTWLAEHPDAARMVRDGGHELGNHTWSHPALSGYAAEPMYAEIQRCRDKLVELTGSPGGFFRQSQGQHATEQELVEAGKAGYAKVLSYDVDSLDWKDPGPAAIRAAVAKARAGSVVSMHLGHPGTVSALPGVLADLAKRGLSPVTASELLA, from the coding sequence GTGAACGATCCCCTGACCAGACGCCGCCTGCTCGGCATGACGCTCGGCGCCGCGGCCCTGACCGCGTGCTCCGCGCCCGGGCAGAACCCGGCCCCCGCGGCCGGCTCCGCCCCGGCGACCACGTCGTCCGGCACGACGCCGTCCCCGAGCGCCTCGCCGTCCTCCCCGCGCCCCCTGGGGCCGGCCACCGAACTGAGCCGCTCCACGGCCGGTCGCCCGCAGGTCGCGCTGACCTTCCACGGCGCGGGTGATCTGCAGGTGACCCGCCAGGTCCTGGACCTCGTGCACCAGCACGGCGCGCGGATCACCGTGCTGGCGGTGGGGACCTGGCTCGCCGAGCACCCGGACGCCGCCCGCATGGTGCGCGACGGCGGGCACGAGCTGGGCAACCACACCTGGAGCCACCCGGCGCTGTCCGGATACGCGGCGGAGCCGATGTACGCGGAAATCCAGCGGTGCCGGGACAAGCTCGTCGAACTGACCGGTTCGCCGGGCGGGTTCTTCCGGCAGTCCCAGGGACAGCACGCCACCGAGCAGGAACTCGTGGAAGCCGGGAAGGCCGGCTACGCGAAGGTGCTGTCCTACGACGTGGATTCCCTGGACTGGAAGGATCCCGGGCCGGCCGCGATCCGGGCGGCGGTGGCGAAGGCCCGGGCGGGCAGCGTGGTGAGCATGCACCTCGGGCACCCGGGGACGGTCTCCGCGCTGCCCGGCGTCCTGGCCGACCTCGCGAAGCGCGGTCTCAGCCCGGTCACCGCGTCCGAATTGCTGGCGTGA
- a CDS encoding GAF and ANTAR domain-containing protein encodes MDRKRRDRLWRSVTDLVDLHRCFSGWAGVVCRVAVAETGVDAAAISIRTRAREFATASDAWAESLEAAQHSAGDGPGTEAHNAGSPVLVSDFAGEGYRWPGFADAVAGHGLGAVFAFPLRAGGARLGALGLYRRSPGGLAAAELADAAVLTELATAASLTDSHDGAPNWATEDLDSHNDDVHVATGVLAARLKISVEAALTRLRAHAFSHRRPLPDVAHDIVEHRLHPDSVRE; translated from the coding sequence ATGGACCGAAAACGCCGTGATCGGCTGTGGCGATCGGTCACCGACCTGGTCGATCTGCATCGGTGTTTTTCCGGCTGGGCCGGTGTGGTGTGTCGGGTCGCCGTGGCCGAGACCGGCGTCGATGCCGCCGCGATCTCGATCCGCACCCGCGCGCGGGAGTTCGCCACGGCCAGCGATGCCTGGGCCGAGTCGCTGGAGGCCGCGCAACACTCGGCCGGCGACGGCCCGGGGACGGAAGCGCACAATGCGGGTAGCCCCGTGCTGGTCAGTGATTTCGCGGGTGAGGGGTACCGGTGGCCCGGCTTCGCCGATGCCGTGGCCGGACACGGCCTCGGCGCCGTCTTCGCCTTTCCTTTGCGGGCCGGCGGAGCGCGGCTCGGCGCTCTCGGCCTGTACCGACGCAGCCCGGGCGGGCTGGCTGCGGCCGAGCTGGCGGATGCGGCCGTCTTGACGGAACTGGCCACCGCGGCGTCGCTGACCGACAGCCACGATGGCGCGCCCAATTGGGCCACCGAAGACTTGGACAGCCACAACGACGACGTCCATGTCGCCACCGGCGTGCTGGCCGCCCGACTGAAGATCAGCGTCGAAGCCGCCCTCACGCGGCTACGCGCCCACGCGTTCAGCCACCGCCGCCCACTGCCGGACGTCGCGCACGACATCGTCGAGCACCGGCTGCACCCGGATTCTGTCCGCGAGTGA
- a CDS encoding acyl-CoA dehydrogenase family protein translates to MTTVFPAKRPLYDEDHELLRDTVRAFVDKHAAPHAERWKAEGKVDRELFREAARAGILGFSIPEEYGGGGITDYRFNAVIGEEFSRNPVSDGLACVALSNDIVVPYFTDLTDDEQKARWLPGIAAGELVVAIAMTEPGTGSDLAGISTTAVRDGDDYVVDGSKAFISNGQNADLVVTAVRTGPDRHGGLSLLVIEADRAGFSRGRNLEKIGLHAQDTSELFFQGVRVPAANLLGEEGAGFPGLMRNLPQERISIAANAVASSEGVLERTLDYVKQRTAFGKPIGSFQNTRFELAEMVTAVRVSRSYIDDLLARHSRGELSAVDAAAAKFWTTEQYVDIVGRCLQLHGGYGYMLEYRIAHDYLDSRISTIYGGTTEIMKEIVGRDLGL, encoded by the coding sequence GTGACCACTGTCTTCCCGGCCAAGCGGCCGCTCTACGACGAGGACCACGAGCTCCTGCGGGACACGGTCCGCGCCTTCGTCGACAAGCACGCCGCGCCCCACGCCGAGCGGTGGAAAGCGGAGGGCAAGGTCGACCGCGAGCTCTTCCGGGAGGCCGCCCGCGCCGGCATCCTCGGCTTCTCCATCCCCGAGGAGTACGGCGGGGGCGGCATCACCGACTACCGCTTCAACGCCGTGATCGGTGAGGAGTTCTCGCGCAACCCCGTCTCGGACGGGCTCGCCTGCGTGGCGCTGTCCAACGACATCGTCGTGCCCTACTTCACCGACCTGACCGACGACGAGCAGAAGGCGCGCTGGCTACCCGGGATCGCCGCCGGAGAGCTCGTCGTCGCGATCGCGATGACCGAGCCCGGCACCGGGAGCGACCTGGCCGGGATCAGCACCACCGCCGTCCGCGACGGCGACGACTACGTGGTCGACGGCAGCAAGGCCTTCATCTCCAACGGCCAGAACGCCGACCTGGTCGTCACCGCGGTCCGGACCGGCCCGGACCGCCACGGCGGGCTCAGCCTGCTGGTCATCGAGGCCGACCGGGCCGGCTTTTCCCGCGGCCGCAACCTGGAGAAGATCGGCCTGCACGCCCAGGACACCAGCGAGCTCTTCTTCCAGGGCGTCCGGGTGCCTGCCGCCAACCTGCTCGGCGAGGAGGGAGCGGGCTTCCCCGGCCTGATGCGCAACCTGCCCCAGGAGCGGATCTCGATCGCCGCCAACGCCGTGGCGTCTTCGGAGGGCGTGCTGGAGCGCACCCTGGACTACGTCAAGCAGCGCACGGCGTTCGGCAAGCCGATCGGCTCGTTCCAGAACACGCGCTTCGAGCTGGCGGAAATGGTCACCGCCGTGCGGGTGAGCCGCAGCTACATCGATGACCTGCTGGCCCGGCATTCCCGCGGCGAACTGTCCGCAGTGGACGCCGCGGCGGCGAAGTTCTGGACCACGGAGCAGTACGTCGACATCGTCGGGCGGTGCCTGCAGTTGCACGGCGGCTACGGCTACATGCTCGAATACCGCATCGCGCACGACTACCTCGACTCGCGCATCTCCACCATCTACGGCGGAACCACGGAGATCATGAAGGAGATCGTCGGCCGCGACCTGGGTCTGTAG
- a CDS encoding STAS domain-containing protein, giving the protein MNQPGNRAHHPANTLPGDTSPLRLRTEHLPAATVLTATGDIDLLSTDMLSTALAEAIRQEPPLLIVDLTSTSFLSGAGILVLLAAQALTGDATRLLVVASSRATWRPLHLTGADQLLSVHGTLHDVLPEPHRQRKGSDSPGDATRSAVSTRGERGAPRGA; this is encoded by the coding sequence GTGAACCAGCCCGGAAACCGCGCTCACCATCCGGCGAACACCCTGCCCGGAGACACCTCGCCGCTCCGGCTCCGGACGGAACACCTACCCGCCGCCACGGTGCTCACCGCCACCGGCGACATCGACCTGCTGAGCACCGACATGCTCAGCACAGCGCTCGCCGAAGCGATCCGGCAAGAGCCGCCGTTGCTGATCGTGGACCTCACCTCGACCAGTTTTCTGTCGGGCGCCGGAATCTTGGTCCTCCTCGCCGCCCAAGCCCTGACGGGAGACGCGACGCGCCTGCTCGTCGTCGCGTCATCGCGAGCCACCTGGCGTCCCCTCCACCTGACCGGCGCGGACCAGCTGCTCAGCGTCCACGGCACCCTGCACGACGTGCTACCCGAGCCCCACCGGCAGCGGAAAGGCAGCGACTCGCCCGGCGATGCCACCCGAAGCGCCGTCTCGACCCGAGGGGAGAGGGGCGCGCCCCGAGGAGCTTGA
- a CDS encoding phosphoribosyltransferase, with protein sequence MRFRDRREAGRILASRLHYLCGHDPIVVGLSPGGVIVARQIADALVAPLDVLLVHKIRAPGFPGAAIGAIGEQDVVVRNQRIIRALRITPAAFRQAARSAKADLVQRAARYHPGHRPLPVAGRPVVLVDDGIVTGATARAAVRVLRARQAGRIILAVPVAPLEVLRSLSRGVDQTICTLPLVEMTSLGAWYTDFSEVDESQVPGLLTRREAEMARR encoded by the coding sequence ATGCGGTTCCGCGACAGACGGGAAGCCGGCCGAATTCTCGCATCGCGGCTGCACTACCTGTGCGGGCACGACCCGATCGTGGTCGGCCTCTCCCCCGGCGGTGTGATTGTCGCCCGCCAGATCGCCGACGCCCTGGTTGCTCCCTTGGACGTGCTGCTGGTGCACAAGATCCGCGCCCCCGGCTTCCCGGGAGCGGCCATCGGCGCCATCGGAGAACAGGACGTCGTGGTGCGGAACCAGCGGATCATCCGGGCTCTGCGGATCACACCGGCCGCGTTCCGCCAGGCGGCGAGGTCGGCCAAGGCCGACCTCGTCCAGCGCGCGGCGCGCTATCACCCCGGCCACCGCCCGCTCCCGGTCGCCGGCCGGCCCGTGGTCCTGGTGGACGACGGCATCGTGACCGGCGCCACCGCACGAGCCGCCGTCCGGGTGCTGCGGGCCCGGCAGGCAGGCCGGATCATCCTCGCCGTACCGGTCGCGCCGCTGGAGGTCCTGCGTTCGCTCTCCCGGGGCGTCGACCAAACCATCTGCACCCTGCCACTGGTCGAGATGACATCCCTCGGCGCCTGGTACACCGATTTCAGTGAGGTGGACGAATCTCAAGTGCCCGGGTTGCTGACCAGGCGCGAGGCCGAGATGGCCCGGCGATGA
- a CDS encoding muconolactone Delta-isomerase family protein, with protein sequence MKEFLVELTVTVPEGTDQAEVDRRRAAEAVRAGELAAEGHLSRLWRTAGEPRVVAVWRADDETELREKVLESLPMWPWATAVITALQPHPQDPVQAAWAVAAGRTTAIDGGAGWGGTCV encoded by the coding sequence ATGAAGGAGTTCCTGGTCGAGCTGACCGTCACTGTTCCCGAAGGGACCGATCAAGCGGAAGTCGACCGGCGCCGCGCCGCCGAAGCCGTGCGGGCCGGCGAGCTCGCCGCCGAAGGTCACCTGTCGCGACTGTGGCGCACGGCCGGGGAGCCTCGTGTCGTCGCCGTCTGGCGCGCCGACGACGAGACCGAGTTGCGGGAGAAGGTCCTCGAAAGCCTGCCGATGTGGCCTTGGGCGACCGCGGTGATCACCGCCCTGCAACCCCACCCCCAAGATCCGGTCCAGGCCGCCTGGGCCGTGGCCGCGGGCCGGACCACCGCGATCGACGGCGGCGCCGGCTGGGGAGGAACCTGTGTCTGA
- a CDS encoding TetR/AcrR family transcriptional regulator yields the protein MTAESPAATRPRNRKQLIVEAAGRVFSERGYHAASMEEIATTVGITAAALYRHFPNKYALFAECANVMVDRLVAAVDEVPPEAALADLLAAVTRVTVAHRASGGLYRWEARYLDREDRRVLRAKFAHVVERVTEVVRREYPLPDEHLRAVAALGAIASITMHRTSIAPRRAEDLLLASALRVVATDPAAAAGSARSVELPVLPVPRTRRAEILAAAIPLFERDGFATVTNGRIADAAGLVPSTLYRHFPGKADILAAACLQAAGLLAQAVEQNLQGVAGPHEAVVALAATYVAYSFEHTALTSVADAEVAGLPAGLQRPLADAQREHIAIWEQQLRLVRPDLDPRQARALVHAGFGVVVEAGRRLRWQDSPDHRATVTALVVGALGLPA from the coding sequence GTGACCGCCGAGTCGCCCGCGGCCACCCGTCCGCGCAACCGCAAACAGCTCATCGTCGAGGCGGCGGGCCGCGTGTTCAGCGAGCGCGGCTACCACGCCGCGTCCATGGAGGAGATCGCCACCACCGTGGGCATCACCGCGGCGGCCCTGTACCGGCACTTCCCGAACAAGTACGCGCTGTTCGCCGAGTGCGCGAACGTCATGGTGGATCGGCTCGTCGCCGCCGTCGACGAGGTGCCACCCGAGGCGGCCTTGGCGGACCTGCTCGCCGCCGTCACCCGGGTCACCGTCGCCCATCGCGCGTCGGGCGGGCTGTACCGGTGGGAGGCGCGCTACCTCGACCGCGAGGACCGCCGGGTCCTCAGGGCGAAGTTCGCGCACGTCGTCGAGCGGGTGACCGAGGTGGTGCGGCGCGAGTACCCGCTGCCGGACGAGCACCTGCGGGCGGTGGCGGCCCTCGGCGCGATCGCGTCGATCACGATGCACCGCACCTCGATCGCCCCGCGCCGGGCCGAGGACCTGCTGCTGGCGTCCGCCCTGCGCGTCGTCGCGACCGACCCCGCGGCGGCCGCCGGGAGCGCGCGCTCCGTCGAGCTGCCTGTCCTGCCCGTGCCGCGCACCCGGCGCGCGGAGATCCTCGCCGCCGCCATCCCGCTGTTCGAACGGGACGGCTTCGCCACCGTCACGAACGGCCGGATCGCCGACGCCGCGGGGCTGGTCCCGTCGACGCTCTACCGCCACTTCCCCGGCAAGGCCGACATCCTGGCGGCGGCCTGCCTGCAAGCGGCGGGGCTGCTGGCCCAAGCGGTGGAGCAGAACCTGCAGGGAGTGGCCGGCCCGCACGAGGCCGTGGTCGCCCTGGCGGCGACGTACGTGGCCTACAGCTTCGAGCACACCGCCCTCACCAGCGTCGCCGACGCCGAGGTCGCCGGGTTGCCGGCCGGCTTGCAGCGCCCGTTGGCCGACGCCCAGCGCGAGCACATCGCCATCTGGGAGCAGCAGCTGCGGCTGGTTCGCCCGGACCTCGACCCGCGCCAGGCCCGGGCCCTGGTGCACGCGGGGTTCGGCGTGGTGGTCGAGGCCGGACGACGACTGCGCTGGCAGGACAGCCCGGACCACCGTGCCACCGTCACCGCCTTGGTCGTGGGTGCGTTGGGGCTCCCGGCGTGA
- a CDS encoding hemerythrin domain-containing protein: MADITSLILDDHDWFRRQFARLDDLIDPADLAEVWQPLADLLDVHARAEEEIFYPHLLRRGEDAEDETLDAIGDHNDIRDGVHEAALHPVGSTAWHAAVRKARLANSEHMAEEEDEGLADFRRNADPGLREQLGRRFLEFKRQHEGARDLDVSDLDPQQYVEEIEAEISGHRPADGSLGIGGLKGQD; encoded by the coding sequence ATGGCCGACATCACCAGCCTCATCCTCGACGACCACGACTGGTTCCGGCGCCAGTTCGCCCGGCTTGACGACCTCATCGACCCCGCCGATCTGGCGGAGGTCTGGCAGCCCCTGGCCGACCTGCTCGACGTGCACGCGCGCGCAGAGGAGGAGATCTTCTACCCCCACCTGCTGCGCCGCGGCGAAGACGCCGAAGACGAGACGCTCGACGCCATCGGAGACCACAACGACATCCGCGACGGTGTCCACGAAGCGGCCCTGCACCCGGTCGGCAGCACGGCGTGGCACGCGGCGGTGCGCAAGGCCCGGCTGGCCAACAGCGAGCACATGGCCGAGGAGGAGGACGAAGGCCTGGCCGACTTCCGGCGGAACGCCGACCCCGGCCTGCGCGAGCAGCTCGGCCGCCGGTTCCTGGAGTTCAAAAGACAGCACGAAGGCGCCCGCGACCTCGACGTCAGCGATCTCGACCCGCAGCAGTACGTCGAGGAGATCGAGGCGGAGATCTCCGGCCACCGCCCGGCGGACGGGTCGCTCGGCATCGGCGGCTTGAAAGGACAGGACTGA
- a CDS encoding NAD(P)H-binding protein has translation MSERNNHATVAVTGVTGALGGRIAARLAGHGVPQLLVGRSPDRIPELPGAQRRGPAAYADAPDMRKALDGASTLVLVSGHRTGRRLEEHATAVEAAVEVGVDRVLYVSLVGAAPTATYLNARDQWLTEQFLAGSGIRHTVLRAGFYTSTPAALADEEFVVSGPASTGRAAFVTHDDIADAITAVALDQGPRSEHDGATLEITGPEALTLEEAVTRIAAATGRPYRYETETLEQAFARRWRLGMRGDQIETWISWFQAIEKGEVSLVTDVVPRLTGSPATPISDAAWWPAPKTARGTR, from the coding sequence GTGTCTGAGCGGAACAACCACGCCACGGTGGCGGTCACCGGCGTGACCGGGGCACTGGGCGGCCGGATCGCGGCCCGGCTGGCCGGCCACGGCGTCCCCCAGCTCCTCGTCGGCCGCAGCCCCGACCGCATCCCCGAACTGCCCGGCGCCCAGCGGCGCGGTCCGGCCGCCTACGCCGACGCCCCGGACATGCGCAAGGCACTCGACGGCGCGTCAACCCTCGTCCTGGTCTCCGGACACCGCACGGGGCGCCGGCTCGAGGAACACGCCACCGCGGTCGAAGCCGCCGTCGAGGTCGGCGTGGACCGGGTCCTGTACGTGTCCCTCGTCGGCGCGGCGCCCACCGCCACCTACCTGAACGCCCGCGACCAGTGGCTGACCGAGCAGTTCCTGGCCGGGTCCGGGATCCGCCACACGGTGCTCCGGGCGGGCTTCTACACGTCGACGCCGGCCGCCCTCGCCGACGAGGAATTCGTCGTGAGCGGCCCAGCGAGCACCGGCCGGGCCGCCTTCGTCACCCACGACGACATCGCCGACGCGATCACGGCCGTCGCCCTCGACCAGGGGCCCCGCTCCGAGCACGACGGCGCGACCCTCGAGATCACCGGGCCCGAGGCCCTGACCCTCGAGGAAGCCGTCACCCGGATCGCCGCGGCCACCGGCCGCCCCTACCGCTACGAAACGGAGACCCTGGAGCAAGCCTTCGCACGGCGATGGCGACTGGGCATGCGCGGGGACCAGATCGAGACGTGGATCTCATGGTTCCAGGCCATCGAAAAGGGCGAGGTTTCCCTGGTCACCGACGTCGTTCCCCGGCTCACCGGCTCGCCGGCGACCCCGATCTCGGACGCGGCCTGGTGGCCCGCGCCGAAAACCGCGCGAGGCACCCGCTGA